The genomic DNA CATGCAACCTTTGCAGGCCTGTACTTGTCCACCTTGGAATCAGACACTAATGTTGCAGAAGGACTTTTCGCCGGGGCAGATGACTCTATTGCCTTCTTGGCCACTGCCATCCTCACCTCCAAAGGAGTCAATGACGACAAATCCGCTCCAGGCTTGACTGCTCGTGACTCAACAGATGAAACATAATGGTTGGATGTATGAGCAGACCGCCCAGATCGACTTCCACTCTTCGACTAATGTAGACGACCTGAACTTCAGAGATGAGCATCTGCACCTCTTTGCTTCTCAACTGGTGAGCTAGATCGCACACGAACTATTTCGCGGAGCAGACCATGATCTCCAAACTCGTCAGCAAGAGGCTTAAGGGGAACATCCCTAATGTTGCGCATACTACCAATCTTCTTGCTATCTGACATCAGCCTTTCTTTTTGGTGGGGGTTCAGCAGAGCACTCCTCTTGTGCAGCAGGCAAATCATCAGGGTTCGGACCATCCTGTTTCCATCTCTCGACATCCTCAGCAAGGGGCAGTCCACCAACTTCCTCCTGATTGTCGCTCGGCAGCCACCAGCAGCCACCACTGCTCCAATCATCTTTGGCAACCAATCACGACGACAACCAGCCTATTCCCACCCAGTTGGTCCCCGTCTCGAAAAAggaaagatgaagaaaaaatttacatGCTCAACTTACTTTGGGATGCACGACAACTCCTCTCTTCGACAAGCAGTACAAAACTCTCCAAGATCTTTCTCAAACTAGAAAATAGAGAAGTTAAGTTTGTAATGTTagaaagagtgaagagaagccctgtatttatacaagttggACAACCTGGGTCAAGAAGGAATCGCACGCTCATTCCTACTAGGAATCCAACTCAACTACAGTCAGAAGTCTACGCCAATTGAGAATCTGACCTACGAAGGAGTCCAACTCACATAATAAAGCCCATACACAGTTGGAGagctcaaaaaaaaataatttcatctcctacatgccacacAAGCGCCAGCAGAAGctgggggcatttgtgggagcatatatttttaatctccaatcagggcacgccacgtggaaaagaaaattttctcttaaattaattaattaaaccagtttatctggctaattaattaattgggataaatatcttaattaatatgatattatctttatttaaagagataatatcattaattaagatattatcctaataaagagaagataatatcatttaattcagatattatcttcttaagagataatatatttaattcggatattatcaagtccgactcgatccctacgaaaccctagccccgaggctcctataaatagacgacctcattcatcattcaaggtacatctaaacctactccttatacccgagaaaaatccccgaagctctctctccctctccactctccatattttctccacacggctccggccaccacacacggctccggccacccggtttacaccatacatacaactTCGTActctttgcttagctattgttttcctacaaacactggaactaacttaggcatcggagggtcCTTGACCAACACCCcggggtgtggtctatttactccgaTCTTTTTTTACAgaaatcgaggaagagagagaaggaagatccaAAGTTGAAGGATCTAGAAACGAATATTCTCCCacgagattatttgcacaaacaacaACTCCATAATTTTTCAAGCTCTCACTGATCAGTATTATGTATTCAGGAGCTTATGACCAAATATATTAAACTTGCAAAGAATGGGGCCTCTTCCAGGTTTTAAATTGTCTCAattcatataatatatatatgcgtCTACAAATCATAATATAACATTACAttttagaaggaaaaaaaaaaaaaaactattgaaGTCCAGTACTTTAGAAAAACACTATGctcaatttttatgtttaaaaatGATACTGCACTAAGAACCAATTAAAACGTGACAAGTGGCTAATTGAGGGTTTTTTAGTTAGAACAAATTGGGCTAATTGGGGTGAATATTGGGTTGAAATCGAAATTGTGAGGTATAAGGAAAATCAAAAGGccaaacaaaattcaaataaaatcaacaaCTTACCAATATATTGGGCTATATTCGTGCAGCTATACTAGATTTTAGCATGGAAATTTCggagaaatttaaaaaatagtatagccgtgcgactatacttatttttctgaaattttttttaaaatagtatagctgtaCGACTTTACCTTTTGACGTAGCGCATCGGCACAGGCGggtctttatatatatatagccgcctggctatactagattttttgaatttgttaatgaaatagtatagccgcttggCTTTACtgctttgacacgtggcacctaggCGATGGACGcatccttttttattattatatataaatagtatagctagCATAGACCTGCGCCGACAATCTTTCgtttaatttctatttattaagttttttgtgaaatcgtttaggtgtcttaattaaattttctcatagcCCAAGATATATAATTTATGTCTGCACAAGTTTTCAGTTTATGAGATGTAGGTGTGCAATATTTCTGGTACCACTCAGACTCAGGGAAAGCCAAAGATGGAGCTCCTGAAAATATAGACAGCATTTCAAATGCCATGACAATcttatttggatttttttttttctttaaaatttctgTAACCGTGTTCACAAGAGTTGGGTAAAATTTCTATGAGGGTTTTGAAGCGAATTTGGGGggataaattaaatttttttttaaaattgttcgCTTTGTCTATCTACCTAATACCCCTATACATGTGTTTGTGTGTTCCATAGATTGTTCTCATCACACTTTGGAGACAATGGAGCTTGGGAGTCATTGGAAGatccataaattttttagcgGAGGTGTAATTTTGAAATGCTAAAAATTCTTTGTGAattgaacatctaaggctTTTTACCTAGATTAACTTTAGGTaccttcatgcattcatgtcatgcatgaaaaattgttttatgtaaaaatattgactaagtatgaaaaatgatttttcgaaataatcattttctcaagataatttttggcggcttttattccttacacatcaaataagaaaacttgattttcttctttgcacGATACGTGGCGTCTATACCATTAGTCCATTTACACATCAAGTTATATTTCCCCTTTGCACgacaaattattattttcttcgcTATTGCCCAAGTCCTTTTGCcacacttgtttttttatggaGATTTGGGGACCCTTCATGGTGCCGATCTATGAGTTACTACAAAATTTATGATATGATTTAATATTGTCAGCTTGgctaaattattaaaatgcAACTCCCCATACAGAACTCTCTTGTTTGGGGACTTGAGGGACTTATGTTTGTGAGGTAAAATACATCTAGGCCGTGCTCGGCTAAAGCACGATGACATAATTGAGTTGAGAACCCTTGGCATAACCCTGAAACTACATCTCTGTATAAAGAACAATTAATGCATTAAAATCAACAACTcattcactaaaaaaaacattagaaGGCTGGAGGAGGGGAGGGGAGAGATGCAAAGGGTTCTCCTACTCAACTATATCTTCATAATTGAAGAACAATTAAAATCTCAGGATTTCATTACAGAACCCCAAAACACTTACATATAGTGAATACAAACAAGCTTCCTAGAAGTGATGACAACATTACGGAAGTATATACAATTATTTcatttctaaataaaaaataaaatatatatttcatttacCATCAAGAATTTATATCCACCGTTTCACTTTCTTATCAAATATTCCTCCTCCGTATGTGGAAATGAAAATCTCAACAAGAAGGGGAAATTGCATCCCAATAAATAAGGCAACTGGAATGCTGGCGAGGAAAATGATTGGGATAACAATCTGCAATCTTTCATGAAGCATAAGGAAAAGGGCAGAACAAAAGGCAACCATCATGGTAGCGATGGAGATCAAGAGTGTTGAAAGGCCTATTATCATCTTTGTGGGTAAGGATTTGAGGAAATCATCTTCCGCATAACGTGATGTAAGAATTCCCAAAAACATTAGCACTGATGTTatggaagaaaagagagatatagCATCTGAAACTATGAAAACCATAAACATCTTTTTATGTAAGAATATGGGAAAGCCTGTTCCTCCATTGTTTCCACCAGGCACTGTGAAGGCTGCAGCAAACATGATGGTAATAGTGAGAGCACCTACAACTGTACAAGAAGTTGCGGCATCTTTCATCCacttttctccttcttccttcaatttcttgtGGTTCTGGGTAAATAGTTCATGGGGTCTCTTACCCTCTTTATTGAAAGCTCTCACTCCCGAGGGTAAAACTACAGTACTCTTAACCTCCTGCATTTCATTAAACAAAACCTAAAGTTCGTTGTGGCTACCAGGTAATTAATTTTAGAATCACTGCTATTATGGAATGCAACATAATACAAGAAAGAAATACAAGAAGCATTGCTGACCACAATGTAATAAAAATTGTTTGATGCCAAACTGCTTATGTTACCAAACTGAAATGAATCCTAAAATATTTGAAACCTTAAATAGGTCCTTCCTTGTTCACTACTTTCCGAAATTGATAGAAGGGAGGTGGCTTTGCAATGAGTAGTGTTTGGATTATGGGGAACTTGGAACTGCAAAATTTtaattctcttttcttttaagatTTGATGGCGAATCCTTGATTTGTAGCTTTCTCTTTCGCCAATACTCTGAGTTAAAGAGGCTAAAGGTTCTACCCTACCTTTGGTGAATCCATAGCCTGTGGTGTGTAGCGCAGTGGAGGTTGTGGAAACCGACGGTTTGATAAAAATCGATTTTGGTGGTGCATGGTTTGCAAGTTCTTCTTGTGGTGGGTATGGTTGCATAGTGCGGCAGAGTGTGGACTCGTTTAAGGCTTGTGGgtttggttgttttgtttgtagcTCAAGCGTGGGGGCTAAGGCAGAAGCTACCCGAGATGGACTACAGTTTAATGCGCAGGAGCTGCTTATTAAAACTGATTCAAAGGTCATGGTTGCAAAATTGTTGAACGAGAAAAATTTATCTCCTCAAATATAACAACCATCTGATCTGGGCATTTCTATATCTAAAAGCAatacagttttttttctttttcttttttataaatattttgaaaattggtTTCAACCATTCATGGAAAATAATTCTAAaagagattaaaaaaacaaatttatttggCACCAAATATAGAAAACAAGAGTgaaggaagatgaagatttCTAAGATAAGCAAAAAATCTAGCTCATATCTACATGTCTGGGGGAAACTTTAGAGCTTTTGAAGTTACTACTCTATTTGTATATGTTTCTTCCACAACATACCAACCCATAACGACATCTATAAGCTGCCGCTCGAGCACCTAACATCCCACATCTAGCTCTAAATACAATTAATTTACAAGAAAGATACATAACGAAGATATCTAACCTTGAACCATTGTCTTTCTCTCTGCATTTGCAAGGCTGCACCTGAAATACGATCAAGTTTTTCCGTTGGAGATAGCATCCCTGCAAGATGTAGCATATCATTTCCAAAAGCATCTGAAAATGTTGAAATAAGATTTCTTTGACGAACCCCATATATAAGGCTATAAACTTTTTCCTGGCGACACTCAATTGAATAGTGAAATATGTTCCTTCCCATTGAATTGTTTCGCCACAATACATCCGGATCTACTTTACATAAACGGATAACGAACTCAATAATCCCTCTTCGGACAGCTTGGAATACTGCTTCATAGACAAGGCCATCTTCCCTTTCTTGGATATCTACATCTTTTACCGCTTTATTTACCATGTGGTCCAAAATATAAAGCGAGCGATCATGGATCAATTTCATTTCACATATGTGGTTGATCCCTAGGTTGATGTCGAAGAAAATGTTACAACCACTTTTTATAGAAATAAATGTGCAAAGACACCAACATATAAAGATGGAAATGAATGTTGCATACCTAAAAGGTTGTGGAGGGTAGAAGAAAGCCCCTGCAATAAACCTAAGAGTGCAATGCAGATTAAAAATCACAATATGTTGGCACAAAGTTTTAATTCGTCAATTAGATTATATATGAAtagtaaaagaaagaaaaaaaaaaccaaaaaaaaattatatacactTGTTTACCATTCTTTTGTGCTTCATNNNNNNNNNNNNNNNNNNNNNNNNNNNNNNNNNNNNNNNNNNNNNNNNNNNNNNNNNNNNNNNNNNNNNNNNNNNNNNNNNNNNNNNNNNNNNNNNNNNNNNNNNNNNNNNNNNNNNNNNNNNNNNNNNNNNNNNNNNNNNNNNNNNNNNNNNNNNNNNNNNNNNNNNNNNNNNNNNNNNNNNNNNNNNNNNNNNNNNNNNNNNNNNNNNNNNNNNNNNNNNNNNNNNNNNNNNNNNNNNNNNNNNNNNNNNNNNNNNNNNNNNNNNNNNNNNNNNNNNNNNNNNNNNNNNNNNNNNNNNNNNNNNNNNNNNNNNNNNNNNNNNNNNNNNNNNNNNNNNNNNNNNNNNNNNNNNNNNNNNNNNNNNNNNNNNNNNNNNNNNNNNNNNNNNNNNNNNNNNNNNNNNNNNNNNNNNNNNNNNNNNNNNNNNNNNNNNNNNNNNNNNNNNNNNNNNNNNNNNNNNNNNNNNNNNNNNNNNNNNNNNNNNNNNNNNNNNNNNNNNNNNNNNNNNNNNNNNNNNNNNNNNNNNNNNNNNNNNNNNNNNNNNNNNNNNNNNNNNNNNNNNNNNNNNNNNNNNNNNNNNNNNNNNNNNNNNNNNNNNNNNNNNNNNNNNNNNNNNNNNNNNNNNNNNNNNNNNNNNNNNNNNNNNNNNNNNNNNNNNNNNNNNNNNNNNNNNNNNNNNNNNNNNNNNNNNNNNNNNNNNNNNNNNNNNNNNNNNNNNNNNNNNNNNNNNNNNNNNNNNNNNNNNNNNNNNNNNNNNNNNNNNNNNNNNNNNNNNNNNNNNNNNNNNNNNNNNNNNNNNNNNNNNNNNNNNNNNNNNNNNNNNNNNNNNNNNNNNNNNNNNNNNNNNNNNNNNNNNNNNNNNNNNNNNNNNNNNNNNNNNNNNNNNNNNNNNNNNNNNNNNNNNNNNNNNNNNNNNNNNNNNNNNNNNNNNNNNNNNNNNNNNNNNNNNNNNNNNNNNNNNNNNNNNNNNNNNNNNNNNNNNNNNNNNNNNNNNNNNNNNNNNNNNNNNNNNNNNNNNNNNNNNNNNNNNNNNNNNNNNNNNNNNNNNNNNNNNNNNNNNNNNNNNNNNNNNNNNNNNNNNNNNNNNNNNNNNNNNNNNNNNNNNNNNNNNNNNNNNNNNNNNNNNNNNNNNNNNNNNNNNNNNNNNNNNNNNNNNNNNNNNNNNNNNNNNNNNNNNNNNNNNNNNNNNNNNNNNNNNNNNNNNNNNNNNNNNNNNNNNNNNNNNNNNNNNNNNNNNNNNNNNNNNNNNNNNNNNNNNNNNNNNNNNNNNNNNNNNNNNNNNNNNNNNNNNNNNNNNNNNNNNNNNNNNNNNNNNNNNNNNNNNNNNNNNNNNNNNNNNNNNNNNNNNNNNNNNNNNNNNNNNNNNNNNNNNNNNNNNNNNNNNNNNNNNNNNNNNNNNNNNNNNNNNNNNNNNNNNNNNNNNNNNNNNNNNNNNNNNNNNNNNNNNNNNNNNNNNNNNNNNNNNNNNNNNNNNNNNNNNNNNNNNNNNNNNNNNNNNNNNNNNNNNNNNNNNNNNNNNNNNNNNNNNNNNNNNNNNNNNNNNNNNNNNNNNNNNNNNNNNNNNNTCTCCAGTGTTAACACCTCATCTTCCAACAAAGATCTGATAAAGTGATAACGAAGTCCAATATGCTTGGTTCTTGAATGAAATGCTGAATTCTTTGCCAAGTGTATTGCACTCTGACTATCACTATGCAAAACATTCTTCTCTTGTTTGAATCCCAACTCTGTTAACAAACCTTGAAGCCATATCATCTCTTTACTGGCTTCAGTCACTGCTACATATTCAGCCTCTGTAGTGGATAGAGTGACAATCTTCTGTAACTGTGACATCCAACTAACAGCTGTGTTTCCAACAGTGAATATATAACCGGTGGTGCTTCTCCTGTGATCGACTTCACCTCCAAAGTCTGCATCTACATAGCCTTGTACTTTTAACTCACCCTTACCAAAGTACAAACATTTCTCTGAGGTGCCTTGTAGATATCTTAAAATCCACTTTACTGCTTCCCAATGAGCTTTCCCTGGATTTGACATAAACATGCTAACAACTCCCACTGCATGGCCAATGTCTGGTCTCGTACAGACCATTGCGTACATCAAACTCCCAATAGCTGAGGCGTAAGGAACCTTAGCCATgagatctctctcttcctccgtCTGAGGGGATTGATCCTTGGATAAGTGAAAGTGACTTGCCAAGGGTGTGCTGACTGGCTTGGCGTCACCCATGTTGAATCTCTGCAAACCACGGTTGATGTACTCTGTCTGAGATAACTGCAAAATCCCTCTATGCTTATCTCTTGTGATTTGCATTCCAAGAATCTTCTTTGCTGGACCCAAGTCCTTCATGTCAAACTCCTTTGACAATTGCTGATTCAACCTTCTGATATCATCCATATCTGAACCTGCTACTAACATATCATCGACATAAAGTAGTAAGATGATATAACTGGACCTATATCTTTTAAAGTAGCAACAGTGGTCGGCGTTACACTTCTGGAAGCCTTCCTTGTGCATGAAACTGTCAAACTTTTTGGACCACtgtcttggagcttgtttcaggccatacaaactcttcttaaGTCTGCACACCATGTTCTTATTCCCTCTTTTTGAGAAACCTTCTGGCTGGTGCATGTATATCTCCTCATCCAAGTCTCCGTGAAGAAATGCGGTCTTCACGTCTAACTGTTCAAGATAAAGATCTTTAATGGCAACAATACTCAACACTGATCTGATAGTATTAAGCTTCACAACAGGAGCAAAAATGTCGGTATAGTCAACTCCTTCCTTCTGCTGGAATCCTTTGACAACTAGTCGGGCTTTGTATCTCTTAGAACCATCATGTTCTTCTTTCACTCGGTACACCCATTTGTTGTGAAGTGCCTTCTTCCCCACGGGTAACTCAGCTAGTTCCCATGTCTGGTTGGAGATCAGAGACCTCATCTCGTCTTTCATGGCAAGCTCCCACTTGCTAGCATCTCCAATCTGACAAGCTTCATCATAGCATTCAGGCTCACCTCCATCAGTCAGCAACAAATAGTTCATGTATCTCCTATTAGGCACATGTGGCCGAGAAGACCTTCTCAATCCAGGAGCTGGAGTAGAAGGTTGCAGTGTGTCGGACTGCTGCGCACTGCTCTGTCCAACGAGTTCCTCTAGCTGAGGACTTGCTACCATCGGCTCCGTCACGAGACTATCTGGGACATCATCTGCATCTATAAATATTGGCACACTCTGCTCTGTGTTGCTGGTGTCGTTTTTGTGTCTGTCCTTGTACATCattctttcattaaaaatcaCATCTCTGCTGCGGATCACCTTCTTGTTTTCGTTATCCCAAATGCGGTAGCCAAATTCATCCTCGCCATAGCCGATGAAGGTGCATTTCTTAGATTTGGGATCAAGCTTATTCCTGCCTTGATCACTAATATGCACATATGCTACACAACAGAAAACTTTTAGATGTGATAGTTTTATCTCTTTTCCGCTCCATACCTCCTCTGGTATTCTATGCTCCAATGGAACCGATGGGCCTCGGTTGATCAAGTAAGCTATTGTGTTGACTGCTTCTGCCCAGAACTGCTTCGGTAGACCTGACTGTATACGAATGCTTCTGGCTCTTTCTGTCAACGTTCGGTTCATACGCTCAGCTACACCATTATGTTGAGGCGTCCCTGGTACGGTTCTCTCCATTCTGATTCCTTGCTCATAGCAGAACTTCTTGAATCTGGTGTCTtcatattcaccaccattgtcggTTCTGAGCCTTTTAATCTTTAGACCTAtctcattttcaaccatagcTTTCCATCTCTTGAAAACCTCAAACACTTCAGACTTATGCTTTAGAAAGTAAACCCATACCTTCCGAGAGTGATCATCGATGAAAGTCACGAAGTAGTGTTTCccaccaatggatgaaatggtcgttggtccccaaacatcagag from Prunus dulcis unplaced genomic scaffold, ALMONDv2, whole genome shotgun sequence includes the following:
- the LOC117613310 gene encoding ankyrin repeat-containing protein ITN1-like; the encoded protein is MKLIHDRSLYILDHMVNKAVKDVDIQEREDGLVYEAVFQAVRRGIIEFVIRLCKVDPDVLWRNNSMGRNIFHYSIECRQEKVYSLIYGVRQRNLISTFSDAFGNDMLHLAGMLSPTEKLDRISGAALQMQRERQWFKEVKSTVVLPSGVRAFNKEGKRPHELFTQNHKKLKEEGEKWMKDAATSCTVVGALTITIMFAAAFTVPGGNNGGTGFPIFLHKKMFMVFIVSDAISLFSSITSVLMFLGILTSRYAEDDFLKSLPTKMIIGLSTLLISIATMMVAFCSALFLMLHERLQIVIPIIFLASIPVALFIGMQFPLLVEIFISTYGGGIFDKKVKRWI